A DNA window from Arachis duranensis cultivar V14167 chromosome 3, aradu.V14167.gnm2.J7QH, whole genome shotgun sequence contains the following coding sequences:
- the LOC107481582 gene encoding B3 domain-containing protein At4g34400-like, which produces MVANTRFITLQKLPITFTEKYGSGLSNSLYLNPPDDIEWRVDWTNHDGEILFKKGWKEFVAYYSLDHGYLLWFKYNIRTSHIKVHIFDMSCLQIEYPANDQIKEQLPRRGQQQPVKRPEEPKTRDVDSSSNTQNMRLNQGRQKKRLYEQLPRDVQGQLRKKLRALVSSASKGRQLKNDTQIRDLERSLSLHNIKSKEKNHEMPVSVNQDSNGKRNRGKDSLSSVRPCPTRPESLKEAKKFKWEKPSFIIKITQRSQSRAPCNHFSNQ; this is translated from the exons ATGGTTGCTAACACCAGGTTCATAACATTGCAGAAATTACCAATAACGTTCACTGAAAAATATGGTTCTGGCCTATCAAACTCATTGTATCTTAACCCTCCAGATGATATTGAATGGAGAGTAGATTGGACTAATCATGATGgtgaaattttgtttaaaaagggTTGGAAAGAGTTTGTTGCATATTACTCTCTTGATCATGGCTATTTGTTATGGTTTAAGTATAATATTAGAACTTCTCACATTAAAGTACACATATTTGACATGAGTTGCCTCCAAATAGAGTATCCTGCCAATGATCAAATCAAAGAGCAGCTGCCACGCAGGGGTCAGCAGCAGCCGGTGAAAAGGCcagaagaaccaaaaactaGAGATGTGGATAGCAGTTCTAACACCCAAAACATGAGACTTAACCAGGGACGACAGAAGAAAAGATTGTATGAACAATTGCCAAGAGATGTCCAGGGCCAACTGAGAAAAAAACTGAGAGCACTAGTGTCATCTGCTTCTAAAGGTAGACAGTTGAAAAATGACACACAAATCAGGGATTTGGAAAGAAGCCTCAGTTTGCACAATAttaaatccaaagaaaaaaacCATGAGATGCCAGTCTCTGTCAATCAAGATTCTAATG GCAAAAGGAATAGAGGAAAAGATTCTTTATCTTCTGTTAGGCCCTGTCCTACAAGACCTGAATCTCTGAAAGAAGCTAAGAAGTTTAAGTGGGAAAAGCCCTCTTTCATCATCAAGATAACGCAACGGTCACAATCGAGAGCACCATGT AATCACTTTTCAAACCAGTGA